The DNA segment AGAAGGGCTCGAGAAATCGAGTCTCCACGGATGAAAGTATCCTTTGGAAGGAAACCTTTCTTCCATGCTCCAACGATGCAGGTTGAACACGAATGGAATTCCTGAAGGATGAAACCTTCTTGTCTTGTTTGAAGCTGTGCTCACcataccaccagcaccagcagtagcagcagctgtGTGGAGCGACACATTTTCATCGTTTTCAGTGTGTAAACAGAAAAGCGGgcaatacaacaacaaaaaaaaagttgttgcatttttccaCCCCACTGGTGTGCTATTGCGCTATCGAAGAGTGGAAGGCGAGTGCACAGAATGTCAGAGATTTGTTGCATGCCGTAAAGTAGACTGACAGTCTCgcaaacccctttttttaGTAACACCTTCGCCTTCGAAGGTGTGACATCTTAAAGGAGCATTCTTTGAATAGCTTTTGAAGCGAGCCATAAATATTagtaaatgttgtttttttttttgtaaagcaATTGGAACGGATCAAATAGGCTGGATTGATTCAAAATAGAcatataaatattaatatcATGGCACTACAATGCTCCTTCATTATGGATTCTCATGGCATATTGGGGTCTTCTCGGATGAATCGGATTGATCGAGTCCGTAGCAAGTGGGCAAATTTTCATGACGTAGGTCTGTATCATTCGATTCTTCAGTAAAGTGGCTCATATCAATGGGCCAATGGCCTAATGGCAGCCTGTAAAACATTATTTCCATATCCAATGGTCCAAATAACGTAACGTGAGTCTATATCGTTCCGTTCTAAGAATCCTTTTATCGTTTCCATTCCAAGATTCTCTTTATTGTAAGGATTTACAGTAATGTCAGTAATGTTCAAATACTGACCAATGACGGacaatctaaaaaaaaaccctgcttAAGGCTGCTgttctacaaaaaaacaaagacgGGAAATCCCAGTTTCATCCCGCGAATAAACTCTGAATCAGGATATCGGGACATTTTTCCAGTTTTTCGACCGTATCCATGAAAGCGAGTCGTGTGAACCTCGTAACTCAAGTAATATAATAGATTATTCGTTACATCCAAGTCCGCAGTCACATCACTGGAGGTGAACTCGCCGATACAACCCAAAGCGAAATGATTAGACCAAAATAAGTCTAGGCCTCATTCGAATGAATCCACAAACTCAAAGGATGTTATGGAACTAAGGCATCAAGAAAATACGAGAAATCGTTAAATCCTGAAACCTCCCGGAAAGGTCACCGGTGTCTCACAAATTCTGCCAACGTGCCATGCTGAACGCTTGTAGACTTATTAATAGTTATGTTATGAGTACTCTCTTAAGGATAAGAACATAAAAAATTGATATAAACTTCGAgcatttcgtttgattttatgACAGTTTTGGAGGAACTTCAGGCTACATTTCTATTGAGATCTCCCTAAAAAACAATATAGTTTACAACTATACATAATTTATCAACACATTAAGGCAATTGGAAACAAAAGGCTTATTATTCAGAAGAATAAAAACTTGTTGACAGACAACCTCTCATGTTCGTATACAAACAAGAGTACTTCACCATGCTGCAAACAATCACTTGCCGTAATGCTCACAGACCGACCCACAACAAGAAGCATGATTGATTACTATTTATAAAGTTTTAAGACCTTTTCTCCGCTGCTCTAGACATCACCATCCACTCAAGTATGCCCGAGAGCCCAAGGATTAGAGCACGTTCCAATGTTTAGAGAGGACAATAAGCGGCCGTTCTGTCCCTCACTCCTCACTTTCGATAAAAGAGAGGTGGTTTTGAACACTCaaatcgatatttcccatACAGATCATTCATTCCTCTCCATTTGCGGCCTTCGCTCACCCTTTGCAGCAGCGTAGCAATTTGTCGATGTTTCTGCGCTATTGCGGAACATTATGCTGGCCAGCTTTTCACGTCACAATTGCGAGGAGCTATTCTGAGTATGGTAAGACATCCTCTTTGCTTGACACTTCCGAGAGAGACGTTACGAGCGTGGCGCACGCCGTGACAGTTGCACACCGGTTCCGCACAACATCATGCCAGAAACATTCTTGAGTGCACCCGCTTTGCATTTTGCAGCAAGCACGTCAGGTCGGGTCGGTCAAGTGTGAATACAAAACGGCTACGCTGGACACAGCTGCCCCTGGGAGGAAGGATAAGGTGAACTCCATGCGATGCAAGCAAGCCGGTCAAAATCATGAATAATAAACCCTGCGCATTGCAGCCTTATCTCCCGCAGGACGGCCTGCAGCACGCTCTCTTTCCAATGCAGGGTGGCTTcctgggttttatttttccatgccAAGCTTATTCAAAACATCCagcacgtgcgtgtgtgtgatggctaatagcaaaaaaaggtgCCACTGGAAAAAGTCACAAATATGAAAAACCGAgcaatggctggtattattgaatccgtacgtagcggcggcgtacgtcccgacactcattttcctaacgtactagatggttgctacaattattcaccgcggcgttgtaggaccgggttcaagaaatgtgttgccatccctagaatttcatgtgagcgccgtacgttctcgctacgaacggattcaataataccagccaatatGTTTGAGATCCGGCATTTGATTTCCTCATCCTTTGCTTCGATCGTGCACTTTACAAAAAGGCCTTTATTTCTACACTCTGAATTAACAATGACTGGTATTATttaatccgttcgtagcgggaacgtacggcgctcacatgaaattctaggtatggcaacacatttcttgaacacggtcctacaacgccgcggtgaataactgtagcaaccatctagtacgttaggaaaatgagtgtcgggacgtacgccgccgctacgaacggattcaataataccagccaatatATCACACTTCATATCATAAGGCCCATACACACTAACGAAGGTTTTTATGCAGCAGAAGCCATTGCTAGCCGTTAAAACGACGAACAAAATGAAACGCTAATTAACAGGCTATTTTAGTGGAAATTTTAAACCCCCAACTCGGGGTTCTGAAAGTCACCGAAAGGAAGGAGCCTCCGTCCGTCGCTGCGCATCGTGGCTCGTCTGTTCGCCTCGGAACGGCAAACCGGGGAGAGTAAATTAATTACACTTCAGACAGGAACACGCCCGACGACCTATTGAATATGCAAATTTATGCTGAGTTATCATCCGAGCGAGCCTTAGTCACACGGACTACAGCATATGATAGAAAaggaaggaggagaagaaacTAACAAACTGCCCCCTATCCCCCGTACGTACGTAATGGGCTGCTTTACTGGAAGCAAGAAAACGGCGCGTCGTTTGGGTAATGAAAGGATACAATTTTGTCCCATAAtaatgttttgcaaaaaaaaaactgtcataGAGGTAGCAACAGGAGAAAGGTGAGGAGCAATTCTAGAGCGGTTTGGGTGGCGTGTACATTTGAGACTTATGGTTATTGGAATAGCGAAGAATATTCTGAAAAGGATTAATTGAGTTGAATTGAACGACTTCGTTAGAGCAGTCTGTGAATTCTAGGTGAGCAAGAATGACTGTGAAGTGAAGTTGATCTAGTTCCAGGACCTATTTCCATATTCGTGCCTTGGAGGTTTCGTTGAATTGGATCCCGACTTTGAAGCAGCTCTTAAAATTTCCTTGAATTTCTCTGAACTTTCTATGATGTTTTAAATCTTTGAAAAAGCAAAATACATCAGAAATGCTGATGCATAAGAAAATACTTACAAAATTGAAAGTATTTAAGCAGAACAGATTCTAGAAATCATTACATTGCCTTACTCAAGCTAAGCCTCGCTACTTTGCGACTTACCCGCACCGATCGATATAAATACAACGAACGCTCCAAAATGGATAAGAGCGCTAAGTCCTAGATTAAAAACCAATTTTCGACCACTGCCGGGCGAATCCAGATAAGCTTCGCTGACAAGCCGTAGGCCGAGAGAGCTGCGGGACGCAATCTTTATGACTCGTCGAACGAATGATAGAAGGTTCGGGGTAGCACCTAACCGTCTGGTTGGTCACCTTGCAGCTCTCAGAAGTCCCGACTGCAGTTTGCATTGGTTCGTCGAGCGTAGTAAACGTGTAAAGATGGCACGTTCGAGTCTAACGTTTTCGCTGCTTGTGGCTTCGGTTGCcttatttgctgctgctgggctggTGGATGGCGCCCGCTTCCAGGGTACGATTGATTGGAGTCGTGTGAGGCCGCTGAGCGAATTTCCTCACATTGCTGCACGGGTGGATCAGCTGAAGAAagtgcagcttgatgaggctTTCAAAGCGCCTTCCGCACGCATTGTTGGTGGATCGATTGCAACTGCTGGACAGATCCCTTACCAGGTActgtataaaaaaagaagttcACTCAGTGTTCAACAACTCTAACCCATCAGCCCTCTGGATTTGTGTCTATTCCAATGCAAGGTTGCCATCCTCTCGGACCTGGAAGCCGGACAGGCTCTGTGCGGTGGCGTTCTGCTGTCGAACAACTTCGTGCTAACGGCCGGCGTTTGCGTCGAAAATACTTCCGGTGGTGTGGTCGTGCTCGGAGCGCTCAACCTGCAGAACGAGGCGGAAGCGGGCCAGGTTAGGATCACCTTCGCGGCCGGTGACGTTCGGCTGCACGAAGAGTTTTTGGCTGTGATCTTCCGCAACAATATCGCTGCCATTCGTCTGTCCGAGCCGGTCAGCTTTAGCGATCGTATTCAACCGGTGCGCATTCCGGCAGCCGCGGACGGCCGTACCTTTGCCGGTGCACTGGCAACGGTCAGCGGGTTCGGGCGGACTTCCGACTCGAGCACGTCCTTCTCCGATGTGCTGCGGTACGTGCGCAATCCCATCATGACCAATGCCGACTGTTTCGCTACGGCCTGGGGAGGACTGATCGATGGGCAGAAGATGTGTCTGCACTACATGGAGGCAAGGGCACCTTGCGATGGAGACGTTGGTGGCCCCATGACGGTGGCGGACGGTGGCAGCACGCTGCTGGTCGGTCTGTACTCGTTCGGTTCGGTGCTGGGATGTGAAAGCGATTGGCCGGCAGTGTTTGTGCGCATTACCTTCTACCGTCAGTGGATCGTGGCTAATACGGATGTGACGCAGGCTGGGTTGTAAAGCACGGGCGCAGGATAAGcagagtgtgtttgcgtggCGTGAGTCGACCAAGTTACAAAGGTTACCATGGCAAAACCAGCAATGGGCGGTAAAATCGCTCATCATAACACCACCAATAAAGCTGGAGACACCTGGACAGAAGCATACACACAGGGTCCGATGAAGGGGACTATAAACAGCAGAACAGTGTGCACACACTGATAAGATACACGAGGATGCAAGAAGATGGAAGATATTGAATAAAGGTGACTTGGTCGATCCGGTCGTATCTTTACCGCACCTGTGAGAGtcgttgttttgatttcaatGTGGTGAAATGATTTCGTAACGTGGCTCAATTCTCAGACAAATAGTTTTGGACTAATCACCTTACTTTGAAGCGCCGATACACTGTAATAAAACCAAAAGATAAAATATGTATGACTCTTTACCCCGCTTTGAACAAGATGAGTTTTTGCTGCACTCGTAGTCCAGATAAGACTTTGTATTATATCCTTCCTGAGTTCGACTCTAATATGAACCCTAACACTGAATACGTCCAACTTGTAACTATGCTATTGATAGTTAATATACTTCAGCAACTGACATTGGTGGTCGTCAATATACACCAACTACGATTGTGGagctaaaaaataaatataaaggAGTCCATGCAAATGCTGCtttaataatgataaagcATCTGCGTCCACCACTACATAAGCATCAATCCTGTATCCGTCTatcaaaaaaattataaatcaaaAGTCCagtaatataaaaaatagaacGTGACATATAGACACCTTCCCAGACTCGGGCTAAGGGAACGTTCGAAAAGATGACCAAAATAGATTTGAAATTGAGGTTTCATTAGATTTTTTTCACGAAAATTTTGCAATTTAGTATGCATTATTAACCAGGTCAAAAGTTACTTATAAATCTAATCAATCGTCATTTATCCCGGCAGCTGCTGCAACTGAAAACTGATGATCTTTCAACGGATCCTAGTCACGGCACCAgcttgacacacacaaaatattataatttaataGTCAAAGATGCTTTTGAAGTagattttgttacatttttgaaaacagcCACTGAACTAGCATgtaatgacatttttttatcgCTTGTCTAATGTTCTTCTGGACATATCTGCTTCTCGGAACCACATCTAACAAAGTGCCGGAAGCATCCTGTCCGATCACACTCCGACACaagataaaatataaataagaaaattaattaagagataaaaagaaaatttaaattggaaATCCTTTGCAAATTGCCAGCCAGAATGATACTCGCGCTACAACCGACATTGAGAAATGTTCACACCACGCGATGGAAACCATCATCATACCTCGGTTATTTTGGTTACCGTAACGGAACGCTGATTTTGTCAGCTTTCGGCTTGTGTCCTCCCATCCTCCATCCTTTTTTTGCGTCACATTCTGGGAAGAGGAACGGACTAGATTCGCTACACCATTTCGGTGTTCACCCCGCACCGCAAAGGATGTACACAAAAGAAAGTGGAAATCCTGGCCTTCTGGCTCACGGCACGGAAAAACCGTAGATTGAGGTTAGCTAAGGCGCTCCCCTCgggggtttggttttggtgctTTGCGTTCGTTCTTCGTGTGATATACCCGCGCGCGCGCAAGAGTGTGTTTTATTAAATCTTGCATTGATACACGGCATGCGACCAAGTTCAAAAGCTTTCAGGTTGATCCTCCGCAATGAAAAAGGACAACCTTATCTACTGCAAACATTCAGCAGCCACAGTTGGTGGAATTCTCTATGCTTTATTTACGGCAAAGCTGCCGGGAGAGCATAATGATAAGCACCGAAGGATATGCCGATGGGTCACCACCAAGGAGCCAGAGTCTGTACGTCTCTGTGTGTAAGGAAAAGCCACCGTTTCGGTGTTCTCAAGTGGTGGCTTCTACGTCTAACGTATTTATCTGTCTAAGATGTTTGCCAGgctcaaacaaacacacgctcacacgAACAGACACAACGTCGCAAAAAGGGCATCATCAAAACGatcacagcacagcacagtcTTTGCAGTCGTCGGGTCGGTGATCCTTTTTATGTGAATTTAAGGACTCTTCGTCTGTGCTCCGGTAGAATTCGGAGCGCGCAATCATTTCTATCATATTTACCCTTGTTGTTTTGATGGGTTTTCTCTCCGTACCGATTCTCGCATCGAGCAGGCGGAATGGGATAGGGGATATGTCATTGCTTTGTGCTTATTCTTTTATTCCCCGGTTCACCCTGTTATTGTGCCAAGCGGCTCCAAGCGATGAATGGGCAGAGAATTGATGGGACGGTTTGATGGCAAAATAAATacgaaggtgtgtgtgtgtgggtcggGGGCTGCAGATGGATACTCGGAACACAACGCCCTCCGCCAAACGAGAGCTAAATTTGATTTGATAAAATCGCGTCCGACggtcgtcgtcgccgttgtCATAGTCAGGAGATGGCAAATGCTCCAACAAACCGGAACcaaaaataaagaataaaaatccaaaaagaaaggaaacagcAATGTACTTACTTAAAAGCAAAGCCGCCACTTTGGCTGTGaacccacccccctcccctttttGGGTTACAAAGCGGTAAAAGATGATGAATATTTGATGATGgattcgtttaaaaaaaacggcttCAAACCAACCCTCCCAGACCTGGAACCACGATTTGATGAAGATGTATTATAAATTCgataaaacattattgaacACTGCTTACACGTCACACGTCTGCACGGATGTATGAAAAAGCCGTTAAAACGACGTCACAAAAGCGTTGGTCGGATAAAAACGTTGGACCGTTGGTTTAATCGGTGCATTAACGATTCAACGTTACGGATGTTATTAATAGCGCACAATGCGTTCGACGGTAAAGAGATTTTTCCTTTCTCCAAAATACTGTGCTCTGTTGTCAATAACGAAGAATCGACGGGAAAACATAAGGAGGTTCAATCTCAACTCTAATCGTGCCGAAGTTGATGAATGattgaacgatttttttcgCACCACCTACGTGTCTGAGATTTATGCAATGTTTAGGTATGATAAGTTAGAGCTTTCATGGCCTCTATTGGTCTtggtgtatgagtgtgtgatGAGTTGCTATTTTTCACCGTCGATGTTTATTTCCAAAACCAACCCATTTTCTGCACACCTCATCAATGAAAGCCGCACATGTTTTCGCTTGTTCCTTGTCTTACCGGCGCAAGTCTCGGTGTGCTTGTAGCAATTTTTCATCATTCAAAATGCTTTCAGCCGCACACGTAAATATCTCTGCTGTGCCACTTGGAACATTGGAGGCGGCATGCCCGTAAAAGCGATGAGGCAAAACCGCCTTGCTTGCCATCGTCAGCAACGGGTAGCACacaaacagagagagaaaaagtggTATATTTTCAAATCgaataaatttttaatttcaaacaaacatcgTCAGACAGcaagagaaaagcaaaaggaaggcaaagaaaagcaacaaaaatacgGAACAAATTCAATATCCTTTGGTCACGTTTGTTTGTCGTTCGATAACCAGGAAAAACGAAAGGAGAAAATTGACATCATCGAATGGAAATAAtaacgcaaaaaaaatggGTTCGCACGTAACATGAACCGCTATAGACGAAGAATTCACAGACACCATAAGAATGCGCCCCCGGTTGGAAGGTGTGAAATTACTCCACACCTGGCTTCGCATGGCCACAGACACAGACGATATCATAACACTACACACAACATTTCCTTTCGtccaagacaaaaaaaaacacggaaatAAAAACTATTCACAAGCTACAACACTCAGGGGCTGCCACCGTGGTACTCGAAAACCAATCGTTAGATAAAAATAGATTCCTATTAGTCGGTCACCTTTCTCTTCCGACGGCATCGCCACTAACCCTTCCAGAGTGCTATCCAATACAGCGCCAACCGCACCTCCCTTACCAGAAGAAGAGCATCCTTTATGGAGCCAGAGCTAATAAACTGGCAGACCGGCCGGCCGGCCGACCTCGACTGGCCTATGCCTTCTTTCTGTCTTTTTTCCGATCGAAAGCAATTCTTCGCACGATTGGCATTTGGCGCGCCCCCTTCAGGTTTTGAATTGTGGATTGAAGCGGGCAGAaaagttttgattgtttttctgCGATCAATTTATCCCTGCTCTCGCACAGATGGCAGGCAGCACATCGGCGTGACATGGCGACGGGCCAAGTGTGTCAAGGTACTGGCGGCCTGGGACCACGGAAgcggaaaggaagcaaaaacaaaaagttggAAATTGAACGGTAAGCTAGATTTAATTATTAAGTTGCACGGGTTCAATTTcctattattttattgcaatcCTACTAACATTGACATTTTGATAAGGGAATGGTTTGCAGAATACATATAAAAAGGGTAATGTAAATGTGTGTTATGTTTTCTACCCTTCTGAGAATGAGAAgatttaaaaccaaatttgaaatCATTCAAACTCAACCGCAATCACAAATATCCTCTAAGCTGGTAATGGTTCTACGAAACCTATTGTGTACCAAGTAGGACTTCCAAACATTCCTTCCACAGAATTGTAAAACCATCGTCCACACTTTGTAGAAGAGATGTGCGCACTGAATTAGAGTTAGTGAAGCAAAATGAGCAAAATCCTCAGCACGAAAACATTGCTTTGAAACTCGTTGCGCATCCCATTTTAACGATTCAATCACTTAAAATTTTATTCACACTGTAACAGAGTTATAACTCTAAAATAGTAGTTACTTGTACGCCCAGATAAGTAGGCGATTGAGTTCAAGCAGAAAGGGAAGGCGTGTAATGAATTATTTgttaataatatttaaataatgagTTAAAAATTGAAACCTCTATAGCCACACATGTTGTTAGGTAATTCTGAATTCTGATTTCATGAAACTGGATGAATCTTGAAATcttgaaatgattcaatgaatctaAATCTCAGTTggaaaaattcatgaatttgaacgcttcatgaatctctaaCATTCACGAATCTCAAACGATTTATGAATCTTGAAAAATTCATGAAACTCATAAGATTCATATACTTCGAAAGTTTTACGAATCTGTAGGGATTTATAAATCtccaaaaaatattttttaaatcatacaTTTCTAAAGAATCcctggagattcatgaatcttaatGGACACATGCATCTTggaagattcgtgaatctatTTAGGAAGATTACGATCTATACATAATCATAAAtctagagattcatgaataatTAGAgatctttagagattcattCACAAACCTTTAGatattcataaatctttggaGATTAGATTCGAGATTTGATTCACTCATCCCTGATTCATaagaatgaatctcaacgaaaaaGTCTCTAGTCGGCCAAGAATGTGAGTGTATTGAATCGCAATGGACTAATGATTTATGTTGCGCatcattttttaataaatagtTACAGAATGAACCTAAGACCAAAATTTCTAAACCCTCTCTTCTAAAATGATTCAAATCATTAAAACGAGAGACTTTTGGAATCTCTACTCTGTAGTACACTTTCCATGCATCAATTCCGGGGAAAAACAAGGTCAACCATCCCGTCTAGCCGTCGCTTAATCAAATACAAAACGGTTTATTCAACCACCAAATTCAATCGAAAAAGCGATATTTTATAACAACAGACCAGCGCACACTCAACCCACACATACTGTATCAATCGATGGAAGATTAAATATCGTTTGTTACAGGCACCACCATCCTTTTTCCTTCCACGTACCAGTCACTTTCCTTCGCCGCAACAAAACTCCCCGGGTTTGAGTGTCACGACGGGGTGGTGTGGTTGCTGAAAAAGGGTTGCTTTCGATATTCATAcatcaaacgcacacacagcggCCCACATGTGAAGGACACAATTTGATTGAATTCGATTTTGACAGTGTGTCCTCGATCCGATCGCTCCGTTCCCAACACAAAACGGAGGGAGGAAGTAAAATCCGGAAAAGCGAGAGCGGCGGATTTGTGCTGAAATCTCTCAATCCAACCACACCACTCGCTCCTGGCACGCTGGTGAGTGGATCTTGAAGTGACACTCCATCAAAGCCGATGGGGATGGGGTTGGTGGCGTGGATCGGTAAGAGACCTCTCAACCACACTCGATGAAAAAGAAGTTGTTACGAGCTGATGCGATTGAACCGATGCTTGTCTGTCCGGAAGTAATCCCCGGATGAAGATTGGAGGAACACAGCTTTCGGTAACTAATTTGACAATTTCTATTCTGCAGATCAAAGTAGGCGTATTGTTCGCAATAACACAACAGTAAAAACGAttgaaaatgtcaaaaaagcgaaacaacaaTGAAGTAAAAGGAGAAATAAATATTGTACAAAATTTTTGTACGATGAATAATCTTCGTTTCGAAGAAACGATCGAAAATTTCAgaataaattcaaatcaatCCAATTTCATGTCTGATGGGATTTAAAGGAAATATCATCAAGAGAGATTAGAAATTGAGATGAACTTGGTGAGATgattattttacttgatcgaTTTCTATTGTTCTTGAAggataacaacaaaaactcgTCCATTGTAACTGATGCAAATGAAGTATTGATCCGGGGAAAAGGGTATCAAATGCCGATAAGGTCAATATTGATTAACACAGACCAAAAAACTCATGCCAAAATAactttgtttgtctcgttgaTCTCAAATTACTTGAAGAGCTAGAATAAAAGCTTATTAAATTCAATGTTGCTTTCAGCAAAAGTTTCAATAAGTAGTTCAATTTAAGCAAATTTTTCTCAGTTTTCAAAGCACGTTTAAGGATACAAACAGTCAGCTAACAaagacatttgaaagaaacCGAAAGCTCAGGCGGATAATGTATTTTGATATCTGTaatattttgtaattttattattattattattattattattattattattattattattatttattttgtattataTATAACGTTATTTTACGTTTGCACaacaattttattacattaaataCAGGGAAATAATCGCCTAAATTATGATTTTAGCAAAGACAACAAAGATAAGATAGTAGTAGCACCAAGGAACACCACTACCGTATAAAGAAAAGATGAAATTATTACAAATATTGTCTCAATTAATTATCTCTGCAACGTACACAAGCACCGATCAGCCAACATCGTACAGTAAGTAGTATTTTCATCACATCTTTAGCTTGCTAAACCATCTACCAGTGCCTTAGCGTCACGTCTTTTCTGCAATTGATTTATTCACTCAATAAGACACGACAAGAACTGCTCCACG comes from the Anopheles coluzzii chromosome 2, AcolN3, whole genome shotgun sequence genome and includes:
- the LOC120948644 gene encoding brachyurin-like; this encodes MARSSLTFSLLVASVALFAAAGLVDGARFQGTIDWSRVRPLSEFPHIAARVDQLKKVQLDEAFKAPSARIVGGSIATAGQIPYQVAILSDLEAGQALCGGVLLSNNFVLTAGVCVENTSGGVVVLGALNLQNEAEAGQVRITFAAGDVRLHEEFLAVIFRNNIAAIRLSEPVSFSDRIQPVRIPAAADGRTFAGALATVSGFGRTSDSSTSFSDVLRYVRNPIMTNADCFATAWGGLIDGQKMCLHYMEARAPCDGDVGGPMTVADGGSTLLVGLYSFGSVLGCESDWPAVFVRITFYRQWIVANTDVTQAGL